CTAAAATCTTTTTCATACCTAAACTTTTTGTTATTAATTTGATACTGCAAAGTAAGCTCAAGAACATTTCATTTTCATTTCGCGCTAATTACGTTGTAAATACATTATTATTACTAATGTGTTACAACAATCAATAAAGATTGATTGTTCATTATAAATCAAGCTATTACACTTCCATTTTTTAGTTGAAAGGAATTTACCTACCTTTGCATCTCAATAAAATTTTTCTATCCGGAACAAACTAACAAGAAGATGAATATCAACAAGAATAGGTGGGGCAGTAATAGTCTGTATCACATTATGGCTTTATTTACTGTTATCATTTGGGGAACTACATTTATATCAACCAAAGTACTCATCAAGCAAGGACTCTCTCCCGAAGATATTCTTTTCTATCGTTTTATGATTGCATATATCTGCATCTGGACTATTTGTCCACGCAAACTGTTTGCTCGCAATCTGAAAGATGAACTTTTATTAGTGGCAACCGGTTTGTGCGGAGGCTCACTCTATTTTATTGCAGAAAACAGAGCTCTCGGAATTACATTGGCTTCCAATGTATCACTAATAGTATGCACGGCCTCTATCTTTACTGCCATTTTATCCCATCTGTTTATAAAAGGAGAAAAGCTGAAGAAGAATCTTATCACCGGTTCGTTTATAGCTTTAACAGGAGTAGCATTTGTGGTATTCAACGGTAGTTTTATTCTCAAAATTAATCCGGCCGGAGATCTTCTGACAATAACAGCTGCATTAATGTGGGCGTTTTACAGTATTATTCTTAAAAAGCTGGACAGCAAATATTCTACATTGTTCATCACCCGCAAAGTCTTCTTTTATGGGATAATAACATTGCTGCCAACGTTTCTTTTCACTCCGCTAACAACAGATACCCACATACTATTCCAACCTGTAGTTTTTGGAAACTTTATTTTTCTTGGATTAATTGCTTCTATGATTTGTTACATTTCATGGAATATGTCAATTAAACATTTAGGAGCAGTCCGTACCACAAACTATGTATACGTTGTTCCACTGATAACACTCATCAGCTCTTCCATCATTCTAAACGAGATCATTACTTTTTTTGCATTAGCAGGAGCACTACTAATATTAAGTGGAGTATATATAGCGGAAAAGGGATTTCACTTGCCAAAATAATTCTGAAAAAAGAGGGAGAAAGGCAAACTGAATATCATTCGTTCTATCAGTTTCAGCTATAAATATTTCATCGAAAAGAAACGACCATTGGAACTTTTTCACTAAGTTTGCAATGGAAATTAAGAAACAACCATGAAACAATATTTGGATTTACTCGACAGAGTCCTGAAAGAAGGCGCCCGTAAAGACGATCGTACGGGGACTGGTACTATTAGTGTGTTTGGACATCAGATGCGTTTTAATATGGAAGAAGGCTTTCCTTGCCTTACCACAAAGAAACTTCATCTGAAATCTATTATCCATGAACTTCTTTGGTTCTTGCAAGGAGACACTAATGTGAAATACCTTCAGGATAATGGAGTGAGAATCTGGAATGAATGGGCCGATGAGAATGGTAATCTCGGACATGTGTATGGATACCAGTGGCGTTCATGGCCTGATTACAATGGCGGACATATTGATCAGATTAAGGAAATTGTGGAAACAATAAAACACAATCCGGATTCCAGACGTATGCTTGTCAGCGCATGGAATGTAGCTGATATCAATAACATGAAACTCCCACCCTGCCACATTTTATTCCAGTTTTATGTAGCCGACGGACGACTGAGCCTGCAACTTTATCAACGTAGTGCCGATATATTCCTGGGAGTTCCTTTCAATATTGCTTCTTATGCCTTATTGCTTCAAATGATGGCACAGGTTACAGGGCTGAAAGCAGGTGACTTTATCCACACACTTGGTGACGCTCATATTTATTTGAACCATCTTGATCAGGTAAAACTTCAGCTTACCAGAGAACCACGTCCGCTTCCTACAATGAAGATTAATCCTGACGTAAAAGATATATTCAGTTTTAAATTTGAAGATTTTGAGCTGGTAGATTATAACCCACATCCACACATTAAAGGCGAAGTATCTGTATAATAAACAATCAATATGAGTAAAGTATCCATCATCGTTGCTGTATCACAGAACAATGCCATAGGGCGTGACAATAAACTTCTTTACTGGTTGCCCAATGACCTGAAACGTTTCAAGGCCCTCACTACAGGACATACCGTTATTATGGGCCGGAATACTTTTGAGTCGTTGCCCAAAGGAGCTTTACCAAACAGAAGAAACCTGGTACTCTCTGCCAATCCGCAGGCAGAATTTTCCGGAGCTGAACATTTTTCTTCATTAGAAGAAGCTCTTGCTACATGTAAAGAAGAGGAAGAAGTATTTATTATGGGAGGAGCCAGCGTTTACAAGCAGGCAATGATCGTTGCTGACGCAATTTATCTGACATTAATAGAAGATGTGACCGAAGATGCAGATGCTTTTTTCCCCGAGATAAAAGAAGAAGAATGGAAAGAAATGAGTAGAGAGCTTCATCTTACAGATGAGAAGCATCACTACTCTTATATTTTCATTAATTACGAAAGACTTTAAAGATTTTTTTCCTCTTCGTCAGTTTCGATATCAAGGATAGGCATCTGACGCTTAATTGCTTCATGGAAAGAAATCAGTGTTTCAGTGCGTGCCAGTCCAAGGGGTTGAAGTTTATCGTGAATCACGCTTAGCAAATGACTGTTGTTTCTTGCATAGATCTTTATAAACATATCATACTGCCCTGTTGTAAAATGACATTCAACCACTTCAGGTATATTCTCCAAAGCATTTCTTACATTTTCAAAGCTTGAAGGATCTTTTAAAAAGAGTCCTATATACGCACAAGTCTCATAACCAATCTTTTCAGGATCAATAACATACTCTGAGCCTTTCAATATTCCTAAATTCGTAAGTTTTTGAATACGCTGGTGAATTGCTGCTCCTGAAACATTACATGCACGTGCCACTTCCAGGAAAGGAATTCTGGCATTGTCTGCTATAAGTCTAAGAATCTCTTTATCCAAACGATCCAATTGATGATATCCCATATTGCTATTCTGATTATTTTTGCAAAGTTACGTATTTTTTTTGCACTAAAATACACAAACTCTCACTTTAATTCTTAAAAAAACAATAAATAGATACAATTAAACTCTATTCACTGAAGATATTACACTTAATCTTCAAAATAAAAATTTAACTTTGCAACAAATATAGATTTATATGAAAAAGAAAATTCTGCTACTTACACTTTTTTGCTTTGCATGCATTTATACAAAAGCACAAATTTTTAATGACTATTTTACAGATAAAACACTCCGCGTTGATTATATATTTTCAGGAACAGTTAATCAGCAGAATGTATCTGTAGAAGCATTATCTCAGCTACCTACATGGGCTGGAAGACGCCACCACCTGTCTGAATTGCCACTCGACGGGAACGGACAGATTACGGTAAACGATTTAAAATCGGGGGCTTGTATTTATAAAACTTCTTTCAGTACTCTTTTTCAGGAGTGGCTGGACACGGACGAAGCCAAGAGTGTAAACCGCGGATTCGAGAATACTTACCTTCTTCCTTACCCTAAACAGCCGGTTGAAATCACTGTTTCGTTCAGAGATAAAAAAGGAAATTACAATGCAATGCTAAAACACGTTGTGAAACCCGATGATATTCTGATCAGAAAGCAGGCAAAAGCACATGTTACTCCTTATACTTACCTGCAAAAAGGCGGTACTCCGGAAGATTGTATTGATGTAGCCATTTTGGCTGAAGGTTACACGAAAGAAGAAATGAGCCTGTTTATCAAAGATGCCCAAATTGCCTGTGAAGCGTTATTCAGCCATGAGCCTTTCAAATCAATGAAAAGCAAGTTCAATATAGTGGCTGTAGAAAGTCCTTCTGAAGAGAGTGGCGTAAGCGCACCTAAAAAAGGAATCTGGAACAATACCGCTTTCAACTCACACTTTGACAGTTTTTACTCGGACAGGTATCTTACCAGCAGCAACCTGATAGATATTCACAACTCACTGATAGGGATTCCTTACGAGCACATCATTATTCTGGCCAATACGGAACAGTATGGCGGCGGAGGTATCTATAATTCCTTTACTCTGACTACCGCTCATCACCAACATTTCCGTCCGGTAGTGGTTCATGAGTTTGGTCACAGCTTTGCCGGCCTGGGCGATGAATATTATTACGAAGAAGATCTTTTCAACAATGTATATCCGCTCAATGTAGAACCTTGGGAACCAAACATAACCACACGCGTTAATTTTGCTTCAAAATGGGAAGATATGGTAAATAACGGAACCGCCAAACTCATTGAGGGAGGAGGTTATTCTTTCAAAGGTATTTACCGCGGAGCAACAGATTGCCGGATGAAAACAAACACTTGCCCGGGATTCTGTCCTGTTTGCCAAAGATCCATTAAAAGGCTGATCAATTTCTATACTCAGCCTTAACAATTGCTCCTTATGATTTCTATTCAGCGTATTCAAACAACTGACGAGAACAACTATCGTTTTGCAGAGAAACTTCTTACCACTGCTTTTCCAAAGGAAGAGCGAAGGGAACTTTCTCTGCAAAGGGAATACACTGACCATAACAAAGATTTCCATAATAACATTCTTCTGGCGGATAATGAGCCGGTTGGATTTATATCTTACTGGGACTTTGATGAGTTTATTTACGTGGAACATTTCGCTATTGACGAGACAAAGAGAAGTGGCGGTTACGGACAGCAAGTGCTGAGTGCACTGAAAGAAATGGTGCAACGGCCTATTGTACTGGAAGTTGAGTTGCCTGAGAACGAGATAAGTCAACGCCGCATCGGCTTTTACCAGCGTCAGGGCTTCCGGTTGTGGGAGAATGAATATCAGCAACCGCCCTACAGGGAAGGCGACAGTTATCTGCCCATGTTATTGATGGTGCAAGGAGAATTAAACAACGAAACAGCTTTTGACCAGGTAAAAGAAACCTTATACAAAAAGGTTTATGGAGTTAAGAATTAAAAGAAGTTCTTATTCGGGACGGGCTGAATAAACAATGTTCAGTACATCTGCCCTGCGCAAAGCCTGTTTAACATCCGACACAATCCCCATCGGAGTGTCTTTATCAACATTCAGCACCACCTTCATCAGAGGATAGTCATCCACATTAAGAGCCTCTTTTTTCTTTTTCAGGTAAGCTTCCACACCGGCAATGTTCATCACCTTGTTGTTTAACTGAATGCGATATGTCTCTTTAGCCATTCCGGCCGACTTACCAATATAAATAGTAGTAACAATAGCCCTCTTTCCCATGGCAGAGAGTTCCGTTGCCTGCGGAGCATTAACCTGACCAACCTGCACTTTATCTTCACGAATATTAGTTAACATCATAAAGAAAAAGAGCAAAAGGAGGAAGATTGTAGGCAGAGCTATTGCATTTAGTCTGGGAATTTGCAGCTTTTCACGGGTTATGAATCTCTTTTTCATTTAGCACCTCCTTTGCTTAATACAGGCTCGGCCTCTGAAATAGATACCGGATAGCATGTAGCAACAGCATTTTGCCTTTCGGGACAAAGGTCTGTATATTTCACGTTCCATCTTTTTTGAGCCAACTCGTCACGAAGCTCGTTATATGCCCCAATCAACTCGTTTTGCACATCAATATATGCCTGATAAGTTGTTTTCCTTCCGCACTGCACGGATATAACATGCTTTGAGACAATACACACTCTGCCCAATAACGGAATTTTCTTTATCTCCTTTTCAGGAAGTTCTTTACTGCTTTTAGGGTTAGCGATAAATGCCTTGACAAGTCTCCTCAGATCGCCGATACCAATAACCTGATTATCACAAATAAGTTCGTCGGTATCTGTGAGATATACATTCAGAATGTTGCGTGGTTCCACCTTTATAGGAGTATATTTCCCGACAGCCGGCGGCAGACGTCTTTCTAATCCCATATCAGAATTAACTGAAGAGATCACAATAAAGAAGACGAGCAGCAGAAAGACAATACTTATTGCCCAATATGCATCAACTTCCGGAATTCTTCGTTGGAATCGTTTCATCACTATCTTACTTTCTTAGCAATAAAAAAACCGATAATTAAAAGAATGGCCCCGCCAATAAGGGTATAGGTGGTATAAAGAAACATATCCGTAAGCTTTAGCCAGCAAGAAGTGTTGTAATTGCCAATATAACCTTTCAGGCAAAGAGGAGTTCCATTGCCGCATAGCCACCAGAAGAGCATAACAAAAGCCAGAATAAAAAAGCCGAGTATGGAGCGAACTGCCTGTTTGGGAGAACGGCGGAACCGTTCGGCCAGTCTTGCTGTGAGCGCAAGAATGGTGACAGCCAGCGCTGCACCCAGAATGGCAACCAGTACAAAAATAAGCAATCCTGTATATACCGGAATTCCAACGCCAGTGGCCGAAACGCTTTTGCCTCCGAAGAAGAAAAATCCGCCTGCAACCACACTAACAATTAAAAGCAGATAGAGAATGTATTTTGAATACTTAGCCGGTTTCATTTCTTTGCCCTCTCTTTTATTGTCTATATTTCATGTTATACTTAATCACAAAATCAATCAGAGAATTCGTTGATTCTTCCATTTCGTGAGTCAGAGATTCAACCTTTGAAAGAACATAATTATAAAAAATCTGAAGAATTACAGATGCAAGCAGACCAAACACTGTGGTAAGCAGAGCCACTTTCATACCTCCCGCAATAACCGCCGGTGAAATACTGCCTTCCAGCTGTACATTATCAAATGCCTGAACCATTCCAACTACTGTTCCCAGAAATCCTAAAGCCGGAGCTAATTTTATAAATAGAGAGATCCATGAACAATTCCTTTCCAGCAATCCCACCTGTACGCTTCCGCTGGAGGTCACTGCTTTATCAACAGCATCGGCTCCCTGTTCAATTCGCATCAGTCCTTCGTAACAAATAGACGCAACAGGACCGCGTGTGTTCCGGCAGATTTCTTTTGCCGCATCCACATTCCCTTTTTCCAGAGCCAGTTCCACATCTTCGAGCAATCTGCGGGTATCAATTTCTGAAAGATTGAGATAGATTATCCGCTCAATACAGAATGAAAGGCCTACAACCAAAGCAAATGCCACCAATCCCATATAGAAAGGATTACCTTCTACGAATTTTTCTTTCAGTTTAACGCTCACCGTTTCATTGGCAGCCGCAGCAGTTGCACTATTGCCAGCCGTATCAGCCCCCATTGTGGTTGCTTCCTGCTGAGCGGCAGACACGTCATCCTGCGCATAAGTGGTTTGTGTTCCGCCAAAGATCATGATTCCCGTTAAAGCAAATGCCATCAATATTCTTTTCATCGCATCATTCAATTACATTAATTTCATAACTCAAAGTTCAAAAATACATTATCTTTTTGGATTATACAAAGATGAATCCTATTTATTAAACAGATTTAAGAGGAGATACACCAGAATTTAACCCACAGCAGAGCACTTATTGTATATTTACTCTCAATATATTAAGTATTTTCACAGGAATAACTAGCATTAGGGTCGTGAGGCTAGCGCCGCAAGGTCGTGACCCTATAAAATTAGAGTCGTGAGGACAGCACAACAGCCTCACGACCCTAATTATAACTTTCAAGGATATTTTGGTTAATGTCCCGAGTGAGAAGAGATAATTTCAGGGTAATAATTACTTAAATCAATTATCAATATTTGCTGGCAGAATCAAGAAAATCCATTTCTGCATCCGAAAACATTAAAGATACGGCAGCAAACAAATCGGCCAACTGCCGTTCGTTAGTAGCACTTGCAATAGGTGCTGTGATGTAATCTTTATGTAACAGCCAGGCAATGGCAACCTGTGCCGGAGTAGCCTGCTTCTGTTTTGAAATTTCGTCGAGCGCTTTAAGAATCATCCGACCTCTTACATTCATATATTGCCTTATCCCCTCTCCTCGCTGACTCTTGTTCAAGTCCGATTCACATCTATACTTTCCGGTAAGAAAGCCGCTTGCCAGGGAATAATAACAGTGAACTGCCAATCCCTCTTCCTTAACCAACGACAGGTATTCTTTTTCAAATCCATCGCGATCATACAGATTATACAGCGGTTGCAGACTGATGTACGGAGACAGGTTATTTTCACGTGCAAACTTATTGGAAGCCTCAACCCGGGAAGCGCAGAGGTTAGATGCGCCAACGTATCGAACCTTTCCTTCTTTAATGAGTTCATGAAAAGCAGCCATTGTTTCTTCAACCGGAGTATCCGGATCATCGGCATGCGATAAGTAAAGATCAATATAATCCGTCTGCAATCTTCTGAGAGAATCTTCCACAGCTTGTTTCATATAACAGGCAGAAAGTCCGCACCTTCCCTCACCCATATCAATGCCCAACTTTGTAGCAATAACAATCTTCTCCCTGTTACCACGACTCTTCATCCAATTTCCAATGATTGTTTCCGATTCACCACCCACGTTTCCCGGCACCCAGATGGAATACATATCCGCAGTATCAATGAAGTTAAAGCCTGCATCCACCCACGCATCCAGAAGATTAAACGACTCCTGCTCATCTACCGTCCACCCAAATATGTTGCCACCAAAAGAAATAGGTGAAACCAGCAAGTCCGAATTTCCAAATTTTCTGTTTTGCATCATAATCTTCACCCTTTCTTTAATTATTAAAAACGTCCCATTAACATAACTCTCCTAGATGATAAACAAACAAATGTACAAAACGGTCTTGAAAATTACACTTTTTTTCATTAAAACAACAAGGCAATGCCCAGAAAGTGGTAGCAGATGGAAGATGTTGGTAGCAGATAAAAAGTTATCTGCTACTAGCTGAAAGCCTCTTCAGTAAAAGGATTCAGAGAATTTAGTAGCAGGTGGGAGATGATTTTTTGTTTTTTGCGTTTTAGATTGAAAAGATGAACACATAGCAACTTTGCAAGAGGCTTAATCTGATAGCATTTAAATGTAAATACATTAGTCTAATATTAATTATTTAGATAAAAGCCATTCACTCTTCTATAATATTTGCAAAGTCTTTCCATCCTTCTATATTCTTATAAACTACAGAAAAACCTTTTGGTACATAAAGATTGCAAGTATCCTTTATTTTTCCAAAGAGATATTTATCTATTCTAGGGGGAATATTACTTCTACAATGTATATCTCCTAATCGCAAGCACTCATAAAAAGCATTCTCACCAATAACATTAACATTTTGGGGAATAGTAACAGAAGTCAATTCTATGCAAACAGAAAAAGCATTATCTCCTATAGTAGTAACACCCTCCGGAATAAGAACTGAAGTTAAATGTGTGCAATAATAAAAAGCCTCATTTTCAATGGAAGTTACACTTTTAGGAATAGTGTATGTACAAGGTCCCGAATTAGGATACGTTATTAATCGTGTTTGATTCTTATTGAATAAAACGCCTTCAATATCTGTATAATTAGGATTCCCATTTGATACTATAATTTCTTTAAGTGCTGTACACCCAGCAAAAGTCCACCTACCTATTGCTGTAACGCTATTTGGAATAGTTACAGAAGTCAAACACGTACAATTATAAAAAGCTCCTGTATCAATTAAAATGACACTATTAGGAATGTTTATAGAAGATAGCCCTTTGCAATAATAAAAAGTTCCAGAACCAATAGAAGTAATGCTGTTTGGAATTGCTACAGATGTTAATCCAGAGCAAAAAGCAAAAGCAAAATTACCGATTGAAGTAACACTTTCGGGAATTGTCACAAAAGTTAAGCTTGTACAATTTCGAAAAGCACATGAATCAATTGAGTTGATGCTGCTTGGAATGGAGTATCTTGAAGATTTTGCATTTGGATATGCTATTAGTCGTGTCTTGTCTTTATTACACAATACTCCTTCAATATCAGCATAATTGAGATTTTCTTCTGACACGCAGAATCTTTTTAATTCAGAGCAATTATTAAATGCACGATAACCAATAGATCTGATACTTTTGGGAATGGTTATTGAAGTTAGTTTCTGGCACCCCATAAACGTTTCATTGCCAATGGAAACAATGTTATCACCAATAGAAACATTCCTTAAATTTCTGCATCCATAAAAAGCAAAATCAGCTATTGAGGTTGTGCTATTGAGAAAAATAACAGAGTTCAGACTTTCACACCATTTAAAAGCATATTCACCTATTGAAGTTACACTCTTTGAAATCGTAACTGAAGCTAGACTTTTGCACTCCTGAAAAGCACAACGTCCAATAGAAGTGATGTTATTACCCATAGAAACAGAAACCAGATCAGTGCACTT
This genomic interval from uncultured Bacteroides sp. contains the following:
- a CDS encoding MotA/TolQ/ExbB proton channel family protein gives rise to the protein MKRILMAFALTGIMIFGGTQTTYAQDDVSAAQQEATTMGADTAGNSATAAAANETVSVKLKEKFVEGNPFYMGLVAFALVVGLSFCIERIIYLNLSEIDTRRLLEDVELALEKGNVDAAKEICRNTRGPVASICYEGLMRIEQGADAVDKAVTSSGSVQVGLLERNCSWISLFIKLAPALGFLGTVVGMVQAFDNVQLEGSISPAVIAGGMKVALLTTVFGLLASVILQIFYNYVLSKVESLTHEMEESTNSLIDFVIKYNMKYRQ
- a CDS encoding biopolymer transporter ExbD, with amino-acid sequence MKKRFITREKLQIPRLNAIALPTIFLLLLFFFMMLTNIREDKVQVGQVNAPQATELSAMGKRAIVTTIYIGKSAGMAKETYRIQLNNKVMNIAGVEAYLKKKKEALNVDDYPLMKVVLNVDKDTPMGIVSDVKQALRRADVLNIVYSARPE
- a CDS encoding M64 family metallopeptidase; the protein is MKKKILLLTLFCFACIYTKAQIFNDYFTDKTLRVDYIFSGTVNQQNVSVEALSQLPTWAGRRHHLSELPLDGNGQITVNDLKSGACIYKTSFSTLFQEWLDTDEAKSVNRGFENTYLLPYPKQPVEITVSFRDKKGNYNAMLKHVVKPDDILIRKQAKAHVTPYTYLQKGGTPEDCIDVAILAEGYTKEEMSLFIKDAQIACEALFSHEPFKSMKSKFNIVAVESPSEESGVSAPKKGIWNNTAFNSHFDSFYSDRYLTSSNLIDIHNSLIGIPYEHIIILANTEQYGGGGIYNSFTLTTAHHQHFRPVVVHEFGHSFAGLGDEYYYEEDLFNNVYPLNVEPWEPNITTRVNFASKWEDMVNNGTAKLIEGGGYSFKGIYRGATDCRMKTNTCPGFCPVCQRSIKRLINFYTQP
- a CDS encoding biopolymer transporter ExbD encodes the protein MKRFQRRIPEVDAYWAISIVFLLLVFFIVISSVNSDMGLERRLPPAVGKYTPIKVEPRNILNVYLTDTDELICDNQVIGIGDLRRLVKAFIANPKSSKELPEKEIKKIPLLGRVCIVSKHVISVQCGRKTTYQAYIDVQNELIGAYNELRDELAQKRWNVKYTDLCPERQNAVATCYPVSISEAEPVLSKGGAK
- a CDS encoding thymidylate synthase — its product is MKQYLDLLDRVLKEGARKDDRTGTGTISVFGHQMRFNMEEGFPCLTTKKLHLKSIIHELLWFLQGDTNVKYLQDNGVRIWNEWADENGNLGHVYGYQWRSWPDYNGGHIDQIKEIVETIKHNPDSRRMLVSAWNVADINNMKLPPCHILFQFYVADGRLSLQLYQRSADIFLGVPFNIASYALLLQMMAQVTGLKAGDFIHTLGDAHIYLNHLDQVKLQLTREPRPLPTMKINPDVKDIFSFKFEDFELVDYNPHPHIKGEVSV
- a CDS encoding Lrp/AsnC ligand binding domain-containing protein, giving the protein MGYHQLDRLDKEILRLIADNARIPFLEVARACNVSGAAIHQRIQKLTNLGILKGSEYVIDPEKIGYETCAYIGLFLKDPSSFENVRNALENIPEVVECHFTTGQYDMFIKIYARNNSHLLSVIHDKLQPLGLARTETLISFHEAIKRQMPILDIETDEEEKNL
- a CDS encoding DMT family transporter gives rise to the protein MNINKNRWGSNSLYHIMALFTVIIWGTTFISTKVLIKQGLSPEDILFYRFMIAYICIWTICPRKLFARNLKDELLLVATGLCGGSLYFIAENRALGITLASNVSLIVCTASIFTAILSHLFIKGEKLKKNLITGSFIALTGVAFVVFNGSFILKINPAGDLLTITAALMWAFYSIILKKLDSKYSTLFITRKVFFYGIITLLPTFLFTPLTTDTHILFQPVVFGNFIFLGLIASMICYISWNMSIKHLGAVRTTNYVYVVPLITLISSSIILNEIITFFALAGALLILSGVYIAEKGFHLPK
- a CDS encoding dihydrofolate reductase, with amino-acid sequence MSKVSIIVAVSQNNAIGRDNKLLYWLPNDLKRFKALTTGHTVIMGRNTFESLPKGALPNRRNLVLSANPQAEFSGAEHFSSLEEALATCKEEEEVFIMGGASVYKQAMIVADAIYLTLIEDVTEDADAFFPEIKEEEWKEMSRELHLTDEKHHYSYIFINYERL
- a CDS encoding GNAT family N-acetyltransferase, with product MISIQRIQTTDENNYRFAEKLLTTAFPKEERRELSLQREYTDHNKDFHNNILLADNEPVGFISYWDFDEFIYVEHFAIDETKRSGGYGQQVLSALKEMVQRPIVLEVELPENEISQRRIGFYQRQGFRLWENEYQQPPYREGDSYLPMLLMVQGELNNETAFDQVKETLYKKVYGVKN
- a CDS encoding aldo/keto reductase; translated protein: MMQNRKFGNSDLLVSPISFGGNIFGWTVDEQESFNLLDAWVDAGFNFIDTADMYSIWVPGNVGGESETIIGNWMKSRGNREKIVIATKLGIDMGEGRCGLSACYMKQAVEDSLRRLQTDYIDLYLSHADDPDTPVEETMAAFHELIKEGKVRYVGASNLCASRVEASNKFARENNLSPYISLQPLYNLYDRDGFEKEYLSLVKEEGLAVHCYYSLASGFLTGKYRCESDLNKSQRGEGIRQYMNVRGRMILKALDEISKQKQATPAQVAIAWLLHKDYITAPIASATNERQLADLFAAVSLMFSDAEMDFLDSASKY
- a CDS encoding leucine-rich repeat domain-containing protein, which codes for MKIITTYKYIFVIISLLQSVGLHAQTTLSDIVHVEIAGTLSSLIPSSRKNLITDLTLTGNLNGTDIKFIREMAGEGTNLNSRTEGKLTKLSIADANIVKGGDYYRLHRTTENNIISDFMFEELRNLTSIVLPNSVTSIGKYAFNGCRGLTSITIPNKVTLIDDDAFNCCIGLMTVTISNHVTSIGDRAFELCEKLTSVTIPASVTSINNSLFVNCIRLKEILVSKENPNYTDIEGVLYNKDKTQLVVFPYAKSSIYTIPERTTSIGPGAFKGCKRLTSITIPNSITSICEYAFAKCTDLVSVSMGNNITSIGRCAFQECKSLASVTISKSVTSIGEYAFKWCESLNSVIFLNSTTSIADFAFYGCRNLRNVSIGDNIVSIGNETFMGCQKLTSITIPKSIRSIGYRAFNNCSELKRFCVSEENLNYADIEGVLCNKDKTRLIAYPNAKSSRYSIPSSINSIDSCAFRNCTSLTFVTIPESVTSIGNFAFAFCSGLTSVAIPNSITSIGSGTFYYCKGLSSINIPNSVILIDTGAFYNCTCLTSVTIPNSVTAIGRWTFAGCTALKEIIVSNGNPNYTDIEGVLFNKNQTRLITYPNSGPCTYTIPKSVTSIENEAFYYCTHLTSVLIPEGVTTIGDNAFSVCIELTSVTIPQNVNVIGENAFYECLRLGDIHCRSNIPPRIDKYLFGKIKDTCNLYVPKGFSVVYKNIEGWKDFANIIEE